The following proteins come from a genomic window of Solwaraspora sp. WMMA2065:
- a CDS encoding class I SAM-dependent methyltransferase: MTNETHAGHPAFSADWWEQHYQAHPAGHVSPGPQLVAEVADLPPGTALDAGCGTGADAIWLAGRGWQVTAVDASSTAVGRAQKLAAQQEPGVAQRITWLTTDLTSWEPSQRYDLVTSQYVHPDLPFDQFVARLAAAVAPGGTLLVVGHDHADTHSAAHAPQAASIGLDAVVGSLPEAQWKVVVAESRTREVHHESQQLIIHDFVVRAHRTPSP; the protein is encoded by the coding sequence ATGACCAACGAGACCCACGCGGGCCATCCCGCGTTCAGTGCCGACTGGTGGGAGCAGCACTATCAGGCGCACCCGGCGGGACACGTCTCGCCAGGACCACAGCTGGTCGCCGAGGTTGCGGACCTGCCCCCCGGTACGGCGCTCGACGCGGGCTGCGGCACCGGCGCCGACGCGATCTGGCTCGCCGGCCGGGGCTGGCAGGTGACCGCCGTCGACGCCTCGTCGACAGCGGTCGGCCGCGCCCAGAAGCTTGCCGCGCAGCAGGAACCGGGCGTCGCGCAGCGGATCACCTGGCTCACCACCGACCTGACCAGCTGGGAGCCGTCGCAACGCTACGACCTGGTGACCAGCCAGTACGTCCACCCCGACCTGCCGTTCGACCAGTTCGTGGCACGGCTGGCCGCCGCCGTCGCCCCCGGCGGGACGCTGCTGGTCGTCGGCCACGACCACGCCGACACCCACTCGGCTGCCCACGCCCCACAGGCCGCGTCGATCGGTCTGGACGCCGTCGTCGGCTCTCTACCCGAAGCGCAGTGGAAGGTGGTTGTGGCGGAGTCCCGTACCCGCGAGGTGCACCACGAATCGCAGCAGCTGATCATCCACGACTTCGTCGTCCGGGCCCACCGCACGCCGTCGCCCTGA
- a CDS encoding helix-turn-helix transcriptional regulator gives MTKPTPSTIAIRGLAGELRTLRQGRKLSVRGVAARLGWPASKLSRMETGRQGSKLEDVASLLVIYGVTGEERQRLLAMSERSEPGWWEVLGGLPVESRTLIQLEAEASAIVDFEPLLVPGLLQTPDYTRAVLQGCGVPEADAQTRVTARLGRQAILARSEPPALHAILDESALRRPLGGPWVMGRQLRHLVDAADRPNVTLQVVPWSVGGYTGLDGAFAILDFPRNRTVVHLEHKISGLFLEEPEQVSFFREELDRLLTVALSPAESIDLVARLAGEHERERGEDGRSRTA, from the coding sequence ATGACCAAGCCAACGCCGTCCACCATCGCCATCCGTGGCCTCGCTGGCGAACTACGGACCCTGCGGCAGGGCAGGAAGCTGAGCGTCCGTGGGGTGGCGGCGAGACTGGGCTGGCCGGCGTCGAAGTTGTCCAGGATGGAGACCGGTCGGCAGGGCAGCAAGTTGGAGGACGTCGCATCCCTGCTCGTCATCTATGGCGTCACTGGGGAGGAACGTCAGCGGCTGCTCGCCATGTCGGAGCGCTCCGAGCCCGGCTGGTGGGAGGTGCTGGGCGGTCTCCCGGTCGAGTCCCGGACGTTGATCCAGTTGGAGGCCGAGGCGTCGGCGATCGTCGACTTCGAGCCACTGCTTGTGCCGGGGCTGCTCCAGACCCCGGACTACACCAGGGCAGTCTTGCAAGGCTGCGGCGTTCCGGAGGCCGACGCGCAGACCAGAGTTACCGCTCGGCTTGGGCGCCAAGCCATTCTGGCGAGGTCCGAACCCCCGGCGCTGCATGCCATCCTGGACGAGTCGGCGCTGCGTCGGCCGCTCGGCGGTCCATGGGTGATGGGCCGGCAACTACGGCACCTTGTCGACGCCGCCGACCGCCCGAACGTCACCCTGCAGGTCGTGCCGTGGTCGGTTGGTGGCTACACGGGTCTGGACGGAGCATTCGCCATCTTGGACTTCCCCCGTAATCGGACGGTTGTGCACCTTGAGCACAAGATCTCCGGATTGTTCCTGGAGGAGCCCGAGCAGGTGAGCTTCTTTCGCGAGGAACTGGATAGGCTGCTCACGGTGGCGCTGAGCCCTGCCGAGTCGATCGACCTGGTGGCCCGGCTCGCGGGAGAACACGAGCGTGAGCGAGGCGAGGATGGACGCAGCCGAACTGCCTGA
- a CDS encoding DUF397 domain-containing protein yields the protein MDAAELPDGTWRKSSRSGSNSNCVEVAGLPGVVGFTDQGVSGALGVAVRDSKDPYGPVLSFSGDSWTGFVTALRHGGPASA from the coding sequence ATGGACGCAGCCGAACTGCCTGACGGGACGTGGCGCAAGTCGAGTCGGAGCGGTTCAAACTCCAACTGCGTCGAGGTGGCTGGGCTTCCCGGGGTGGTTGGGTTCACTGACCAGGGTGTCTCTGGTGCGCTTGGCGTCGCGGTGCGGGACTCGAAGGATCCGTACGGCCCGGTGTTGTCCTTCTCCGGCGACTCCTGGACCGGCTTCGTGACCGCCCTTCGGCACGGCGGCCCCGCCTCAGCTTGA
- a CDS encoding DUF559 domain-containing protein yields the protein MSRPATVPRELSFEPFSGSRAIAAGLITRRMLNGPHWRRILPDVYVHEGSYRPEDHRMWCVAAAARLPPGAAIHELSAAFLWGIDLLPLRGPRQTVVPVHVALPKTARPDPHPRIRYASRTLTPDDITSLSGLPLTTEVRTAFDLGRSLPRAAALGALDAFLQRRLVTRNSLAAYIDTRSGLRGLLQVRDLLALAEPLSESPMESRLRLLLHDAGLPKPTPQYRVKAPSAGKGRFVARVDLAYPQWRIAIEYEGDHHRERAAFRKDVYRFNALREAGWIALRFTADDVLRRKEQVTQKVRRAIADRAT from the coding sequence ATGTCCCGCCCCGCCACGGTGCCCCGCGAGTTGAGCTTCGAGCCGTTCTCCGGCAGCCGCGCCATCGCCGCCGGCCTGATCACCCGACGGATGCTCAACGGCCCGCACTGGCGCCGCATCCTGCCCGACGTCTACGTGCACGAAGGTTCGTACCGACCCGAGGACCACCGGATGTGGTGTGTAGCCGCCGCCGCACGACTGCCGCCCGGCGCGGCGATCCACGAGCTCAGCGCGGCTTTTCTCTGGGGGATTGATCTTCTGCCGCTACGCGGCCCGAGACAGACGGTGGTACCGGTGCACGTCGCGCTGCCGAAGACCGCCCGGCCTGATCCGCACCCCAGGATCAGGTACGCATCCCGGACGCTCACCCCGGACGACATCACCTCCTTGAGTGGGCTTCCCTTGACCACTGAAGTCCGTACCGCGTTCGATCTGGGCCGATCATTGCCGCGTGCCGCTGCGCTCGGTGCCCTCGACGCGTTCCTCCAACGCCGCCTTGTCACACGCAACAGCCTTGCCGCATACATCGACACCCGCTCCGGGCTGCGCGGCCTGCTACAGGTCAGGGATCTTCTTGCTCTCGCGGAACCGTTGAGTGAATCACCGATGGAGAGCCGGCTCCGCCTGCTGCTGCACGACGCCGGCCTGCCAAAACCCACTCCGCAGTACAGGGTGAAGGCTCCTTCTGCGGGCAAGGGGCGGTTCGTCGCCCGGGTCGACCTGGCGTACCCGCAATGGCGGATCGCCATCGAGTACGAAGGTGACCATCACCGGGAGCGGGCCGCGTTCCGCAAGGACGTGTACCGCTTCAACGCGCTGCGGGAAGCTGGCTGGATCGCGCTCCGCTTCACAGCCGACGACGTACTCCGGCGGAAAGAACAAGTCACCCAAAAGGTACGGCGCGCGATCGCCGACCGCGCCACCTGA
- a CDS encoding YnfA family protein — MTVTRSLVLFVLAALAEIGGAWLIWQGWREHRGLLWIAAGVMALGLYGFAASLQPDPHFGRILAAYGGVFVAGSLVWGVVVDRFRPDRWDITGAAICLIGVAVIMYAPRG, encoded by the coding sequence GTGACCGTCACGCGATCCCTGGTCCTGTTCGTCCTCGCCGCGCTGGCCGAGATCGGTGGGGCGTGGCTGATCTGGCAGGGCTGGCGGGAGCACCGCGGCCTGCTGTGGATCGCCGCCGGGGTGATGGCGCTCGGGCTGTACGGGTTCGCGGCGTCCTTGCAGCCGGACCCGCACTTCGGCCGGATCCTCGCCGCCTACGGTGGGGTCTTCGTCGCCGGTTCACTCGTCTGGGGCGTCGTCGTGGACAGGTTCCGGCCGGACCGCTGGGACATCACCGGCGCGGCGATCTGCCTGATCGGCGTCGCCGTCATCATGTACGCCCCACGCGGCTGA
- a CDS encoding class I SAM-dependent methyltransferase, whose protein sequence is MTSSDLWGEQAAQAYDKGSAEMFAPHVLAPTVKFLAQLAGAGPALEFAIGTGRVAIPLSAKGIPVSGIELSQPMVDQLRRKVPLADDLPVVVGDMATATAPGRFSLVYVVYNSIGNLRTQDEQVECFRNAARHLSPGGRFVVELWVPGIRRFPPGQSAVPFEVTDRHVGFDTYDMVTQQGTSHHYRRRDDGSASYGASNFRYIWPAECDLMARLAGLELEQRVADWDGSPFTSDSEKHVSVWRMPSTGPGSETDER, encoded by the coding sequence ATGACGAGCAGTGACCTATGGGGCGAGCAGGCAGCGCAGGCGTACGACAAGGGCTCGGCCGAGATGTTCGCCCCACACGTACTTGCGCCGACGGTGAAGTTTCTGGCTCAACTGGCCGGCGCCGGTCCTGCGCTGGAGTTCGCGATCGGCACCGGTCGGGTGGCGATCCCGCTTTCCGCGAAGGGCATTCCGGTGAGCGGGATCGAGCTGTCGCAGCCGATGGTCGATCAGCTCCGCCGCAAGGTCCCACTGGCAGACGACCTGCCGGTCGTCGTCGGCGACATGGCGACGGCGACGGCTCCGGGGCGGTTCTCCCTGGTATACGTCGTGTACAACAGCATCGGCAACCTGCGTACGCAGGATGAGCAGGTGGAGTGCTTCCGCAACGCCGCCCGGCACCTCTCGCCGGGTGGGCGGTTCGTCGTCGAGCTGTGGGTGCCGGGTATCCGGCGGTTCCCACCGGGGCAGTCGGCGGTGCCGTTCGAGGTGACGGATCGGCATGTCGGCTTCGACACCTACGACATGGTCACTCAGCAGGGCACCTCGCACCACTACCGCCGGCGCGACGACGGCAGCGCCAGCTACGGTGCCAGCAACTTCCGCTACATCTGGCCGGCCGAGTGCGACCTGATGGCCCGGCTCGCCGGCCTGGAGCTGGAGCAGCGGGTAGCGGACTGGGACGGCTCGCCGTTCACCTCCGACAGCGAGAAACACGTCTCCGTCTGGCGCATGCCATCGACTGGCCCGGGGAGCGAGACCGATGAAAGATAG